In Tenrec ecaudatus isolate mTenEca1 chromosome 4, mTenEca1.hap1, whole genome shotgun sequence, a single window of DNA contains:
- the LOC142445686 gene encoding olfactory receptor 9G4, whose amino-acid sequence MRVGNRTTLTEFILLGFTADRQLQLILFGVFLALYLVTLSGNMTLVILIRIDSQLHTPMYFFIGSLSFLDFWYTSVYTPLILANCISEDKRISLSGCGTQMFFSCVVAYTECYLLAAMSYDRHAAICNPLLYSGTMSPALCTGLVAGSYIGGLLNAIAHTANTFRLSFCGKNIIDHFFCDAPPLVKMSCTDTRVYEKVLLGVVGFTVLSSILAILISYFNILLAILRIRSASGRRKAFSTCAAHVISVMFFYGSLLFMYSRPSSTYSLAKDKVAALFYTVVNPLLNPLIYSVRNKDVKEAFRKAIQTLRPQR is encoded by the coding sequence ATGAGGGTGGGAAATCGCACAACCCTGACGGAGTTCATCTTGCTGGGCTTCACAGCAGATCGTCAGTTGCAGCTGATTCTGTTTGGAGTATTTCTAGCGCTCTATTTGGTGACCTTGTCTGGGAACATGACTCTGGTGATCTTAATCCGGATTGATTCACAGCTCCACACACCTATGTACTTTTTTATTGGCAGTCTGTCTTTCCTTGATTTCTGGTACACCTCTGTGTATACCCCCCTCATCCTGGCTAATTGTATCTCAGAAGACAAGCGCATTTCTTTGTCAGGATGTGGGACGCAGATGTTCTTTTCCTGCGTTGTAGCCTACACAGAGTGTTATCTCCTGGCCGCCATGTCTTATGACCGCCACGCGGCTATTTGTAATCCGCTCCTCTACTCTGGCACTATGTCCCCGGCTCTCTGCACCGGGCTCGTCGCTGGCTCCTACATTGGTGGGCTGTTGAATGCCATCGCTCATACCGCCAACACTTTCCGCCTGAGTTTCTGTGGCAAGAACATCATCGACCACTTTTTCTGTGATGCCCCACCTCTGGTGAAGATGTCCTGCACGGACACGCGGGTCTATGAGAAAGTGCTCCTGggtgtggtgggcttcacggtcCTCTCCAGCATCCTGGCCATCCTGATTTCCTACTTCAACATCCTCCTGGCTATCCTGCGCATCCGCTCAGCCTCTGGAAGGCGCAAGGCCTTCTCCACCTGTGCTGCCCATGTGATCTCGGTCATGTTCTTCTACGGGTCCCTGCTCTTCATGTACTCCAGGCCCAGTTCCACCTACTCACTGGCGAAAGACAAGGTGGCTGCCCTCTTCTACACTGTGGTGAACCCCTTGCTCAACCCTCTCATCTACAGCGTGAGGAACAAAGATGTCAAAGAGGCTTTCCGGAAAGCAATACAGACCTTGAGGCCACAACGTTGA